In the Arachis ipaensis cultivar K30076 chromosome B10, Araip1.1, whole genome shotgun sequence genome, one interval contains:
- the LOC107621352 gene encoding serine/threonine-protein phosphatase 7 long form homolog, which yields MGAVSSRDENVDAVMKENGLRNLHTRYLHQIDSYHARVEEQLRESGFYHTSQIGRIWSHGPTIDTLVERWRPKTHTFHLPHGECIITLEDIAMIFGLRTHCLPVTGSTNHSTSGLENECMTQFGSAPGPNDHSGCGIKLAWLNDYQSAIEQHKNWTTVDVRRRLDNLSPDGFVWDSYSPNQIALHVIPFEINDGADL from the exons ATGGGAGCCGTCAGTTCCCGTGATGAAAACGTCGACGCCGTTATGAAGGAAAAC GGTTTAAGAAATTTGCACACGAGATACTTACACCAAATAGACTCATATCATGCTAGGGTGGAAGAACAACTAAGAGAGAGCGGCTTCTATCATACATCTCAGATTGGGAGGATCTGGTCTCACGGTCCAACTATAGACACACTGGTTGAAAGGTGGCGGCCaaagacgcacacgtttcatcttCCACATGGCGAGTGCATAATTACTTTGGAGGACATCGCCATGATTTTCGGACTCCGAACTCACTGCTTGCCAGTTACTGGATCAACTAACCACAGCACAAGTGGGTTAGAGAATGAGTGCATGACCCAATTTGGTAGTGCTCCTGGCCCAAACGACCACAGCGGATGTGGAATCAAGCTTGCATG GTTGAATGATTATCAATCAGCTATCGAGCAGCATAAAAATTGGACAACTGTGGACGTCAGGAGAAGGTTGGACAATCTTTCTCCGGATGGG TTTGTGTGGGACTCATACAGTCCCAACCAGATTGCGCTGCATGTTATTCCATTTGAGATCAATGACGGTGCAGATCTCTAG